Proteins from a genomic interval of Pseudophryne corroboree isolate aPseCor3 chromosome 4, aPseCor3.hap2, whole genome shotgun sequence:
- the LOC134910511 gene encoding somatostatin receptor type 4-like has protein sequence MQVAADYFVQQQKTQHRHTHTVRLHCIIHHISLPPLTLSPSHSRSEIHLKLWISAVTASPLHSYGTLAMTASPDLLAPVQAKILLSTWNQSRDLTDPLLRPFSGVGGSISMKNASSTNAPMESERDVSMIVIQFIYAIVCLIGLIGNSMVIFVILRYAKMKTATNIYILNLAIADELFMLSVPFLAASAALQHWPFGSGMCRTVLSVDGINMFTSVFCLTVLSVDRYVAVVHPLRAARYRRPTVAKMINICVWIVSLLVISPILIFADTESSKNGVVVCNLMWPQPTWSTVFVIYTFLLGFFLPVVAICLCYILIIVKMRAVALKAGWQQRKKSEKKITRMVLMVVTVFVICWMPFYIVQLLNLFLPHMDSTINHVSIILSYANSCANPILYGFFSDNFKRSFQRIVCFRWLENGTDEPVDYYATALKSKVCNNHPLDFQQEPLQSDPCYKHGTITRTTTL, from the coding sequence ATGCAAGTGGCTGCTGATTACTTTGTACAGCAGCAGAAAACAcagcatagacacacacacacagtgaggctgcactgcatcatccatcacatctccctccctcctctcaCCCTCTCTCCTTCACACAGTCGCTCTGAAATCCATTTGAAGCTGTGGATCTccgctgtaacagcttctcccctgCATTCCTATGGGACACTTGCAATGACTGCATCCCCAGATCTCCTGGCACCGGTGCAGGCCAAGATCCTGCTGAGCACATGGAACCAGTCCAGGGACCTGACCGACCCCCTGCTGCGCCCCTTCAGTGGGGTCGGCGGCAGCATCAGCATGAAGAATGCTAGCAGCACCAATGCCCCCATGGAGTCTGAGAGGGACGTGAGCATGATAGTGATCCAGTTCATCTATGCCATTGTGTGCCTCATTGGACTCATAGGGAACTCCATGGTGATTTTTGTCATCTTGAGATATGCCAAAATGAAAACGGCCACCAACATCTACATCCTGAACTTGGCTATAGCTGATGAGCTCTTCATGTTGAGTGTCCCCTTCTTGGCTGCCTCTGCAGCCCTGCAGCACTGGCCCTTTGGCTCAGGGATGTGCCGCACTGTCCTCAGTGTGGATGGCATTAACATGTTCACCAGTGTGTTTTGCCTGACGGTGCTCAGCGTAGACAGGTACGTGGCTGTGGTGCACCCACTCAGGGCAGCCAGGTACAGGAGACCCACCGTGGCAAAGATGATCAACATTTGCGTCTGGATTGTGTCCCTCTTGGTCATATCACCCATCCTGATCTTTGCGGACACAGAGTCCTCCAAGAATGGGGTGGTGGTCTGCAACCTCATGTGGCCCCAGCCCACCTGGTCCACTGTCTTTGTGATCTACACCTTCCTTCTGGGCTTCTTCCTGCCTGTGGTGGCCATCTGCCTGTGCTACATCCTGATCATCGTAAAAATGCGAGCTGTGGCTTTGAAAGCAGGATGGCAGCAGAGGAAGAAGTCCGAGAAGAAGATAACCAGGATGGTCCTCATGGTGGTCACCGTCTTCGTCATCTGCTGGATGCCTTTCTACATTGTCCAGCTTCTCAACCTCTTCCTGCCCCACATGGACTCCACCATCAACCATGTCTCCATCATATTGAGTTACGCCAACAGTTGCGCCAACCCCATCCTCTATGGATTCTTCTCAGACAACTTTAAGAGGTCCTTCCAGAGGATCGTTTGTTTTCGCTGGCTGGAGAACGGGACTGATGAGCCAGTGGATTATTATGCCACAGCTCTGAAAAGCAAGGTGTGTAATAATCACCCACTGGACTTCCAACAGGAGCCCCTCCAGTCTGACCCCTGTTACAAACATGGGACAATCACAAGGACCACTACCTTATAG